A genome region from Scyliorhinus torazame isolate Kashiwa2021f chromosome 13, sScyTor2.1, whole genome shotgun sequence includes the following:
- the gpr22a gene encoding G-protein coupled receptor 22, translating to MAQRSHYLCGHHSSRIDQNHHLQRMCLHLILQVTMQSEINLTVQDEIYNINGSAYWTLPYPASFQASLTGFFLLEIVLGLSSNLTVLALYCMKSNLINSISNIITMNLHILDVVICIGCIPLTIIVTLISLESKTALICNFHEACISFASVATAVNVLAITLDRYDISVKPANRILTMRRAITLLTSVWIVSLSAFTIPFIEISFFSLQSNENTWQNNTLLCIGVNEYHNELGIYYHLLMQIPIFIFTVIVMLITYRKILQALNIRIGSRFSTRQKKTKGKKTMPLTIQHENTDQSESNRGHNVILGVRTSVSVIIALRRAVKRHRERRERQKRVFRMSLLIISTFLICWTPISVLNTVILYKGLDDVIVKLRLCFLIMAYGTTIFHPLLYAFARQKFQKVLKNKMKKKVVSIIEADPNPNNPVIHNSWLYLKRNKR from the exons ATGGCACAGAGATCGCACTATCTTTGCGGGCATCATTCTTCAAG GATTGATCAAAATCATCATCTACAAAGAATGTGTCTTCATCTTATTTTACAAGTCACCATGCAGTCAGAAATAAATTTGACAGTTCAAGATGAGATTTATAATATCAACGGCAGTGCGTATTGGACTCTTCCCTATCCAGCAAGTTTTCAGGCATCCCTCACTGGATTTTTCTTACTAGAAATTGTGTTAGGACTAAGCAGCAACTTGACAGTATTGGCACTTTACTGTATGAAGTCAAACCTGATTAATTCAATCAGTAATATCATCACTATGAATTTGCACATACTGGATGTTGTTATATGTATTGGATGCATTCCCCTTACAATAATTGTTACGCTTATTTCACTAGAAAGCAAAACAGCTTTGATTTGCAATTTCCATGAAGCTTGTATTTCTTTTGCTAGTGTAGCAACGGCAGTAAATGTTCTTGCAATCACTCTTGATCGTTATGACATTTCAGTTAAGCCAGCCAATCGGATTTTGACCATGAGAAGAGCAATAACGTTACTAACATCCGTGTGGATTGTGTCCCTTTCCGCATTTACAATTCCTTTTATTGAAATCAGTTTTTTCAGTCTACAAAGCAATGAAAACACCTGGCAAAATAATACACTCTTGTGCATTGGTGTGAATGAATACCACAATGAATTGGGAATATATTACCACCTTCTAATGCAGATTCCCATCTTTATTTTCACTGTTATCGTAATGTTGATAACCTATAGAAAAATACTTCAAGCACTGAACATCAGAATAGGCTCACGGTTTTCAACTAGGCAGAAAAAAACAAAGGGAAAAAAGACTATGCCACTAACCATACAACACGAGAATACTGATCAATCAGAAAGTAACAGAGGACACAATGTAATATTAGGAGTAAGAACTTCAGTCTCAGTAATAATTGCCCTAAGAAGAGCTGTTAAGCGCCATCGTGAAAGGCGGGAACGACAAAAAAGGGTTTTCCGGATGTCACTTTTAATTATTTCAACTTTTCTTATTTGTTGGACACCCATATCAGTTTTAAATACTGTTATATTATACAAAGGTCTAGATGATGTAATCGTAAAATTAAGATTGTGCTTTCTAATCATGGCTTATGGAACCACTATATTCCATCCTCTACTATACGCATTTGCGCGGCAAAAATTCCAAAAGGTCctcaaaaataaaatgaaaaagaaagTGGTCTCAATTATTGAGGCTGATCCCAACCCGAACAATCCAGTAATCCACAATTCCTGGCTATATCTCAAAAGAAACAAAAGATAA